The Leadbetterella byssophila DSM 17132 DNA window GAGAGTTGTCATAAGCTGCCACATAGCATTTTCGGGGCTTGGCGAAGGTGGCGATTTTACCATCAAATTTCATACGAAGCACCGAACTTCAAATTTAAGAAAAACTGTCCTACGAAGCACTGAACCGCCACTTTTGCAAAGCCCGTGTTGGTGGCTGGTGTTCTTGTCATTCGCTAATTCTTAGCGCTATATTACCTTTTTTTCTTCCTATGTCAACATATCTATGTGCTTCTTTTATCTCATCCATTTGAAAAGTCTTGTCAATTACCGCCTTAAACGCTGCTTTTTCAAACAGTTCTTTTAATAGTTGTAGTGTTTGTATTGTTTCCGAAGCATATCCCGAACCATTCAAACTTTTGTACACCCCATTTTCGTTCACAGGTTTTTCATGTTTCAATACGAGGCCATTTCCATGCATAACGGATAATTAGACAAAGAAGAACAACTTCTACAACAGCACCAAACACCATGTGCATCCAAGCCTCTCCTGCCAAATTAAACAATGTAAAGGGAATATACACCGCGGCAAAAATGATATTTGCCCGGCGATTTACTTTAGCCGGCAGGGTAACAGAAAGGAAAATCATCAGTACCGGAATTGTCATTGAGACGAGTGCTGCCAAAAGAAATCCTTGCGTAATACCAAATTCAAATACCCTCCCTTTCAGTATATCTGCTATCTTACCCGGCATATATAAGTGGAAATAATCAAGATAGATATATAGAAACATCAAACTAGCCCACAGCGTAGCAAGCCTCAGTTTCAAACTGACTTTGATGTCTTCCAGTGCATTATGTGTATTCATAAATTATCAACTAAAAATTAAACCCAAAATGAAATCCCGGTTCTCCGAAGATGAATTTAGACCATTTATCATCCAACTGTTTAAATCCATCAGGCATTTTTGTGTGATATGCACGGTGGGTAATTGCAATTGATGGTTGAATAAAAAATCTGTCCTTGAAAAGTTTGATGTGATAACCAACACGGTATGTGTTAAAAATCTGAAAACCATTATCAATTTTTTTGCCTTTGTCGTTCACAAAAGTTTGCAAAGTAGGCATTACATTAAGTTCGGCATATAAACCTTTCCACAAAAATCGTTGGTAAGCCACTGATAAACCATACTCACGAATATACCCCGGAAATTTTTCTTCCGGCTTTCCGTATGCTTTGTTTAAGAATGGGTGAATACCATTCGGCCAGGCATATTTCCAGGTTTTGGGTTCTAATGTAATTGCATCTTTTCCTGTAATCCTATAGCCTAAATTGAGTTGGGCGAAGTTAGGGGGATTTACGGTAGCTAAATTACCTAATAAAAACACAGTACTACCAACGAACCATCGTTTGTAAGTGCTGTCTGTTTTGGCATATTGTGCTTGAAGATTCAGAGAAAGAGTACCTAAAAGTGCAATGAAGAGAATGATTTTTTCCTTTTGCATATCTATTCTTGTTGTTGTTAAATGATAGTGCAAAAGTAGATTGGCGAGAAGCCATAACTCGTTCACTTAAGTGAAGAAATACGTTTTAGCTCTTTTTTTCAAGAATCCTTGCTCTTAATCTGCTTAATGATTGTGGTCGAATGCCTAAATAACTCGCTAATTGGTGTTGCGGAACACGCTGAATAAGGTCTGGTCGTGATTGCAATAAATTCAAATACCGTTGTTCAGGGGAAGAAGTCTTAAACTTGTCAAAATCTATTCGTTGTTTGGCTAACAATTCTTCCGATAATATTCTACACATTATTTCAAACTTTGGGAATTTACTGTTTATTTCTACTTCCATATCAGAATTTGAAACTGTAAGGATAGTGTCTTCTATACAACTTATATAATATTCAGATGGAGTTTTGCTTATTACACAAGGGGGCGTCAACGCTTCCATTTCTGTATAGAAAGCAGTAGTTTTTTCTTCACCATCAATGATGTAATATTTCCGAATGCATCCTTTTAGAACAAAATAGCTATCTTTCGATTTTTGTCCTTCTTTGAGTAAAGTCGTCCCTTTCTTTACCGAGCGAAATATGTCCAAAGAAACGATTGCGTTCTTCTCATCTTCTGTCAGAGAAACATATTTTGTTATAAAGTCAAATAGTAAGTCTTGCATTATATTTTCTGTTATTACTGTCGTCTGTTACACTTGCCACCAAAGGGTTACGGCTTTGCGAAGGAGCGGAAATAGAAGCACGGACTTTCAATTTTGCACAACAGTAGCATAAGCCATTTTCTATTTGCTAAATTACAAAAAAAGGAAATAAAAATGGCTTATGCGGTGATAGAATTACTACCGTTGAATTTTGCACTTAACCCGCTCTTTTGCAAAACCGATGTTAGCGGATCGTTGTTATTTCAGTTTATCTTTTCGAACGCATTGCTTTCACTTTTCTCAAATTTGTGTCGGCAATAAACTTTTCGTATTCCTGCGTTTCCATTCCATAGATAGCAATTTTTCCGTTACTATCGCAATGGATACCAAAACCATAGTTTTTAGATAAAGGTGATGTCCTTAAACAGGGTTGTCCCTTTGAGAAAAATTGTTCTCTTGCCAGTTTAAGTTCTTCTTTAGTCAAATTATTTTTGACAGCAAACACTTGAAATAGTATATCATCAGATGTGTATTTATATGGATTTTTCACAATCAGTTCATATTGTATTTCGGCAACAGTCTTCTTCCCTTTAGCCGGAGGTTTTGTTCCGCAATTTGATTTCGTGTCTTCTGCCACTTCGATAAAAGTGTCAAAGTAATTGGTAGTATAGACTTTCATTATCCCAAGTTGTAAAAATGATTTTCCTGAATGATTTTACCATTCCTCCAACGCTGAACCGATATTTGTTTGTAATCAAGTCTGCCAAACATTTTATTAGTAAAAATATAATGCCAATGAGCAACAGATAAGTTTTCTTCAACAATTGTCGAAAGTAATTCGAGTTTTTCAACTTCTGAATTGGAAATAAAATTTTCAACCTCCTTTCGGAAATTTTCCATTCCTTTGGTTGGCTCATTACTGTTGTCTGTTGAAATAATGTCTTGGTCATAGAACTTATCAACAGCTTCAATGAATTTATACTGCTGAACTAGAGAGTTAAACTCTTTTACTGTTTCTGTGAATGTTGTCATTTGAATTGTTTTTTGTCTGTTTGAAACGTCATCCTACAATGACCGCTAACGGTTTGGGTATTGCCGAAGGCGGGGATTTTTAGTACAAAAGTTCAATCGAAGAACGACAGTTTAACTTTGTACTTCCGTCAAATCGAAGCCTTTCCGCCCCGCTTTTGGCACTACCTTGTTATGTGCAGCCCTTTTTTGTCATTCGTGTTTTGGTTCGTTAAGGTCAAAATAATTTCCCTTCGTCTTATCAAGTGTTTCTGCTATGAGTTTAAAGTTTTGTTCTGTCGGTTTTAGATTTACATATTTTTCAACTATTGTTCTATGTCTGAAGATAATAAATGTATTTTCGATACTTGCATTAATTTTATTAAGGTTTACTTCGCTTTCAGTATCTGCAAATGAGGGAACAAAAGTCAAAGCAATTTTTTGAAGCTTTAATTTTTCGCCGATTTTTTCTAATTCTGTTTGGCGTGTCTGCTTGTTATAATTTTTTGAATTTCCGTAAACAAAATATGCTTTAAGATATTTTTCTCTTATTACACTTTCATTGTCTAATTGTTTAAGCCATTTTTTGATTTCGTCCCAATTTGGATTGTCACCAACAAAATATACTATTCCGTGATAGCGTCCATATTTGCAGACAGGGCAAGTTCTTGTTCCTTTGTCGGGTCCAAAGGCGTGAAATGGTATAAATGAAGGTTGGTCTTCACCAATGTTTAAACCCGATTGAATGTCTGCTTTGTTTTTAGTAGGGTAGTCGGGAATATTCAGTCCTAATACCATATTGTGTTCTGCGATTTGAATGTTGCCGTCCAAAACAATTCTTAATATTTCCGTGCCTGCTCTGTCAAGTTTGCCATACTTTTTCTTTTGGTTTAGATATAAAGGGTCGTCATCAAAATAAAGGTCGGCATAATATTCGTTAATGATGTCAGGTTCTTTTATGGATAAATGAATGTGTTGAGGAATATTATCATTCGGATAAGCAGCAGGTCTGCTTGTCTTAATTGTATAGTTACCACTCTTGTCTGACTTTACCCAACCTCGCAGTTTACCATGTTCTTTTGCGTGTTTAGGCGTTTCGTTATTTGATGAATACAGACCGTTATCGTCCGTATGCCAATAGTAGATAATGACATCAGATGCGGGTGTTCTACCATCAAGCTGAAAAACTTTTCCTGTCAAAATAAGTTTCTGTTTGCCTTCATCCCAGCCAATACTTGTATGCTCCGATGAAATTACTTTTGGCATTCCAACATACATTAATTCACAGCCATCACAACCTCCGCCAACAAGTTTGTTCTCGTCTGCCTTAATTTCAGTCTGATTGCTTTCGGATTTTGTCTGTCCGTTACAACTTGTCAGAAAATTGAATAGAATAATAAAAAGCCCGAGTTTAAATAATTGTTTCATTGTCAGATGTTTTGACGGCTAAAATGCCTTTTATTTACCTTCTGTACAAATGAAATATAGTATGATGAGTTTATTTTGTGTTGAGCTGATGGAAATCAGAGAACTTTGATTTGAAATTTTTTGCGTAGTTTCTGCTCAAACGCAATATTGTATTATCTGAAAGTGTAATATCATAATCTCCATTTTGTCGGGATTCGATTGATGAAATTTTATGGATGTTCACGATATGAGATTTGTGAATACGTACAAACTGTTTGTTGTCTAATTGCTTTTCTAAAGACTTCAAAGTTTCGGTATGTAGATACCTTTTTTGTGAAATATAAATACTAATGTAAGGTGAGTTAGCCGAAAAATAAAAAATGTCATTTACCTTTAGCAGTAATTTTTTGTTATTGTTGTCAACGATTAAGATTGAACTGATAAAATTTTGTTTGTCAGTTATTGCTTCTACATCATTTTCTATTTTTGATAATTGGATACTTTTATTAATTAGGGTAAAAGCCAAAAATGAAAACCCGTAAACAATTACCGTTTTTATAAAATAAGCCGATAATCCAAAATTGAAAGTCTGCCAATAATCAAAAGTGTGATAGTAAAAAATCTTTGAAATAATAAATACCAACGCAGGATATGAAAACAAATGACATATACTTGCTAATTTTACTAAAAGTAATTTCAGGTCTAATCTTTCTGTTCCCTGTATCATTTTTAAAACCAATGTCACTAAAGGCATAAACAAAAGCCAATAACATGAACTGAACAGTAAAGATTCCGAAATGTAAAATGAACTGCTTTGGGATAAGGAGTGCAAAAAATCCAAAAGCACATTTGCCAAAACGAACAGCATTATACAAGTTACAAAAATGAAATTTACTTTCTCTCTGTGTTGGAAGATTTGATATGTGTGTTTGATTGTCAATGTGTTTTTATTTATTAAGGCTATACATTTAGGGTTGCACATAACACAAATATGCGAAACTATTCCAAATTTCCAAACAAAATTCGTATAACCAACTATATTAAAACTTTTACACGAATATTTTACGGTTATTGCGTATAACTTGCATGATTTAGCTTTTTTATTTGGTAAATCGACAAAATTTTAAACAGCTTCTTGAGATTAAAAGATACAGTGTCAATTCGATAGAAACGTATGTTAATGCGTTTCGTCAATTTTTATTACATTTCATAGGTCAGGATGTAGATGTATTGACCGAACGACAAATCGAACAATATATCAACCAACAAGTAACAGAACGAAGAATTTCGGTTTCCTACCAAAAATAACTGAGCTTTCGTCCGTTGTTTGTCTGTCGGGTGACGTTGGTGCGTTGATTAGGTAGCTCTTTTGCATTTTTCTGTTGGGTTTGTGTGATTGCGAAAATGCAAATGTGCTACCCAATAGCGTGGACTTTATTTGTCTTTGTCCGTTTGTGTAACTGATATGTCAGGTTAAGAACGATGTTGTTTTCGTGTAGTTTGGTTGTGCTTGTTACAGGTAGTCGGGTGATGTGAATGTAGCCGATGTCAAATTTCAGATAAGGTAAAACTTTGTATTCAAGGTTTAGTCCAAGTCTGTCGTGGTCAAAGAAATGATGTTGTGTCGTTCCTGAAAGGTTAAAAAGCAATTCGTCAAAAAGGGATAGTTTTATTTTGTCGGTAAAGTCGTAACGAAAGCCAAAGCGGTTTCTTAGCCGTGTGATGTCTGATTGGTTGTTGTCAAACATTCGGTATTCAATGGCTGTTCTGTCCACTACATAAAACTTTTTTACGATGCTATGTTGTAATTCAACGGCTGCCGAAAAGCGAATTTCGCTGTTGGGTGTTGCGTTTTCGTCTGCTTGTTTCTGAATGATTTTGTAATTGGAAAAATAAGCAAATGGCGAAAGCGAAAATTTTACATCATCATTATGCTGATAATGCACCCAATTTCTGAAAGTGAACATCAAATTTTTGTCGAACAAATTGGCATTGTCAAATCCGTTTTGTCGTCTATGCTGAAACTCGCTATCTATTTTGAATTTCTTGCCAACAGGAACGCTCAAAGTACCACGAAACCAAACATTGTAATGTTGTTGTGCCTGTGAAGTTTGGGCAATAGAAATCCATATTGCTGCTGTCAGCAATTTTTTAAACCAATCCATAAATGTTTTTTAGTGAGGCAATTTTTCTCTTAAATATCCGTAAACCCAAGTGCCTGCAACGGCACTCAAAAGAGTAATTCCGATAACGGTTGCACCTGTTCCGATTTGTGCAAACAAAGGTCCGGGGCAAGCTCCGGTAATTGCCCAACCGAAACCAAAAATCAAACCGCCATAAATTTGTCCTTTGTTGAATGTTTTGGGTGAAATTTTAATCGGTTCGCCATAAATGGTTTTGATGTTAAATTTCTTAATCAGAAAAACAGAAATCATACCCACAACAACTGCGCTTCCAATTATTCCATACATATGAAACGACTGCAAACGAAACATTTCCTGTATGCGAAACCAACTCACTACCTCGGCTTTTACGAACACGATGCCAAATAAAACTCCGACAACTAAGTATTTCAAATTATGATACCATTTGTGCTGTAATTCGCTTTCGTTTACGCACATGGCGTCTAACTCACGAAGCTCTTTGTCAGTGGACAGTTGAGAATTGACAGTTGAAAGTACTGCTTGATTATTTGTTTTCATTTTTATCTTTGTTAAAATTATCTTTTATAGCTAAAGGAGTTGTTACCGCAAAATCTTACACTTTTGCATTAAATATTATTTCGCTTTACAAGCATTTGGTTTCGGAAAAGAAAGAATTTGTTTTATCCAAACAATTGCTTTGCAGCGGAACGGCAATTGGTGCGTTGATTCGTGAAGCTGAACACGCCCAAAGCAAAAAAGATTTTCTCAATAAAATGAACATCGCTTTGAAAGAAGCCAATGAAACCGAATATTGGATTGACCTTTTAAAGGAATCGGGATTTATATCTGCGGAAGAGTATAACAACATATCTCAAAAAATTAAAGAGTTACTAAAACTGCTCATCAGCATTGTGAAAACGACTAAACAAAACCATAATATCAGTTGACTTTTTCAGTTGACAGTTGAGAATTGACAGTTGACAGTTTTTCACTATTCACTATCCATTCTCAATTGCCCATTGTCCACTCTCCACTCTCCACTCTCCACTCATAAAGACAGAATAAAAGGTAAAATAAGGTTAGCCATAATAAAACCGCCAACCAAAAAGCTGATGGTCGCAATCAATGACGGAAGTTGTAAGTTAGACAATCCCATAATGGCGTGTCCGCTTGTGCACCCACCTGCGTAGCGTGTGCCGAAACCCACTAGAAATCCACCAACAACCATCAGTAAAAATCCTTTCAGTGTAAACAGCGATTGCCAATTCATAATGTCTTGTGGAACAAGGTTGTTGAAATTGGTAATGCCGTAACCTGCTAATTCTGTGGCTAATTTTGGATTGACTTCAACAGGATTGGGATTTGATAAAAAGTTAATGGCTATTGCTCCACCTAAGAATATGCCGAACACAAAAAACAAATTCCATACTTCTTTTTTCCAATCGTATTTGAAAAAAGGAATGTTGGCAGGCATACACGAAGCACAAACGTGTCGCAACGATGAACTGATACCGAACGATTTGTTACCAATAATCAACAATGCAGGAACAGTTAAACCGATTAACGGTCCTGCTACATACCACGGCCAAGGTTGTTTAATAATTTCTATCATTTTTATTTAGTTGAAAATTGAAAGTGGAGAGTTGAAAGTTATGGGAAATCATTTTCCATTTTCAACTTTCCATTTTCAACTGATTTATCTGTTTGTGTTAATTAAATTTTCCAATTCAGTTGCAGGCACTATACCCGATTGTCGCCAAAGCGGTTTGCCGTTTTTGAATAAAATAAGCGTAGGAACACCACGCACCTGATAAGCCGATGCTGCTTGCGGATTTTTGTCCACATCAATTTTGATAATGTATGCATTTTCACCTACTCGGTTTTTTACATCTTCCAAAATGGGCGACAACATTTTACACGGACTGCACCAAGTAGCAAAAAAGTCCACCAATACAGGTTTATCCTGATTTATTATTTCTTGAAATGTCATATTGTTGTTTTGTTGTTTTTTTGAAAAATAGATAGCAATAATCCTCCCATAACTGCACCGTAGATAGTGCTATTAGTTGGATTTGAAGTGATGGCACAACTTCCCGAACTGCAACCCACTTGTTGCCAATAAAAATATCCTGCTACTGCTCCCACAAATACACCAATGATTGTGAGCAAATGCTTTTTAGCGAATTTCTTCATAGTTTACTTCTTCAATTTTTCTGTTGCTTTTGCGAACAGGCGTATTACAACCCGAAGCACCACAACAACCGATATTCATTATTGGTATTAGCGAAAACAAAACACCCGCACCCACAAAAAGCCAATCTCTTGCAACAACGCTTTGCACAATAATGAAAATGCCTATTGCTAAGCGAAGCACCCGCATTAAATCCCAAGTTTTTAAATACTTTTTCATTTTATTCAGTTGATAATTGACGGTTGAAAATGGATAATAAAAAATAATGGTCCATTGTCAATTCTCCGCTGTCCATTGTTTTACATTTTGCCACGTCCCGCCATTGATAACATTCTGAAATCCGTTGTTTTCCAAAATACTTTTTGCCTGACCGCTACGGTTGCCGCTTCTGCAAAAAACAACGATGCTTTTCTTGTTTTTGAATTTGGATAATTGACTTGGCACTTTGTCCAACGGAATGTTTATCGCTCCTTTCACACTACCTGCCGAAAACTCGGCAGGCGTGCGAACATCTACTAAAAAAGCACCGTCTTTTATGGCTTCTGTTAATTGGTTGTTGTCCGTTTTTACGAACAGATTTTTGAATATTCCAAACATTTTAATTTAGTTGAAAGTTGATAATTGAGAGTTGAAAGTATTGGTTAAGAATAAGGAAATCATTCTCCACTTTCCATTTTCCATTATGAATTAATTAATTTGCTTTGACATACGAAATCGGTTTTAGGAACATTGGTTTGTGCAATGGCATTGAAACCACCTTCTACTTCGGTAAAGTTTCTGTAACCTCTTGCCTGTAAAATGCTTGCTGCAATCATACTTCGATAGCCACCTGCACAATGCAGGTAAAAATGTTCCTGCGGATTGATGTCTTTAACCCAATCGTTGATGTATGCCAATGGCTTGCTATATGCTTCCTCGATGTGTTCTGCTGCATACTCGCTTTCTTTGCGAACGTCAATGATTTTGCTTTCGCCTATCTTTACTTCCGATGCAAACTGTTCAGGTGTATTGCGGTTTACGGTATCGGTTTCTTTTTCAGCTTTTTCCCAAGTTTCAAAACCACCAGCAAGATGTCCCAACACATTATCAAAACCTACACGGCTCAATCGTGTTACGGCTTCTTCTTCCTTGCCGTTGTCTGTTACCAACAAAATTGGTTGTTTTACATTTACAATCATTGCACCCACCCAAGGGGCAAAATCGCCATTCAAACCGATATTGACAGATTGCGGAATGAAACCCTTTGCAAATTCTTTGTCGCTTCGTGTGTCTAAAATCAATGCTCCTGTACTTTCTGCTATCGTTTCAAATTCTTCTGCCGAAAGTGCTTTCATTCCTTGCGTAAGCACTTCATCAAAGCTGTCGTAACCTTTTTTGTTCATTGCTACGTTCATTCCGAAGTATGCAGGTGGTGGAAGCAAACCGTCTGTAACTGCTTTGATAAATGCTTCTTTATTGGGTTGGTTCAAAGCGTAATTTATTTTCTTTTGATTACCCAATGTATCAACCGTTTCTTTCATCATATTTTTTCCGCAAGCCGAACCTGCTCCGTGTGCAGGATAAACAGTTACATCATCGGGCAACGGTAAAATTTTGTTATACAAACTTTCGTAAAGCAATCCCGCCAATTCTTCCTGTGTCAAATTAGCTGCTTTCTGTGCCAAATCAGGTCTGCCCACATCGCCTAAAAACAAAGTGTCGCCACTGAACAAAGCCGTTTCCTTTCCGTTTTCGTCAATCAACAAAAAGCAAGAACTTTCCATTGTATGTCCAGGCGTATGCAGGACTTTGATTTTTACGTTGCCTAATTCAAACACTTGATTATCTTCTGCAACAATGGCTTCAAATTCGGGTTTAGCAGTTGCTCCGTAAACAATTGGTGCATTTGTTTTTTTGCTCAAATCAATGTGTCCGCTTACAAAGTCTGCGTGGAAATGCGTTTCAAAAATGTATTTGAGCTTTACACCGTCTTTTTCCAAACGGTCTAAATACGGTAGCGTTTCACGCAATGGGTCAATAATGGCGGCTTCGCCATTAGAAGTAATGTAATAAGCACCTTGTGCCAAACACCCTGTATAAATCTGTTCTACTTTCATATCAGTTGAAAATTAAAAATTGAGAGTTGAAAATATTTTTTATTATGATGCAAATTTCCGATACTTATTTATTCTATACAGCTACTTTTGTTACAGAGCAGTTGAGAATGGACAATGGACGTTTGAGAGTTAAAAGTTGTCAATTTTCAACTCTCAACTTTCAACTATAAAAGAGTTTCTTTGATGATGATATAAATACCAATTACCAGTACAAACCAACCAAATGCAGGTTTGAGTTTTGATCCGTCAATTTTTTTGGAAAGGGCCATACCGATAAAAATTCCGACAATGGCAAAGGCAATTACTTTTGAAAGGAAAAGCCAGTCAATAACGGTTTCCCCACTTTCGCCAAAGAAACCAATCAATGATTTTGCTGCAATAATTACCAACGAAGTTCCAACGGCTTCTTTCATTGGTAATTTACTTAATATTACCAACGCAGGAATAATTAAAAAGCCACCTCCTGCACCAACAAGCCCTGTCAAAACTCCTACAACTGTTCCTTCAATAAGAATTAACGGATAATTGAACTGTTGTTTTTGTGGTTCTTCATCGCAAGTTTTTTTATCCTTTTTAATCATACTGTAAGAAGCGAAAATCATCAGCAAGGCAAAAAGTAACATCAATAAAATACTTTTGGTAACGGTAAAATTTCCGACACTAAAAATTTCGTTTGGAATGGCAGGAACGATAAATGCCCTTGTAAGAAAAACGGATGCAATTGACGGAATACCGAACACAACAGCCGTTTTGATATTAACCAAACCCTTTTGGAAATAAGAAAATGAACCTACAACGCTTGTAGTTCCAACGATAAAAAGAGAATAGGCTGTTGCTAAAACTGCGTCCACACTGAAAAGGTAAACCAGAACAGGAACAGTAAGAATACTGCCACCGCCACCGATTAAACCTAAGGAAATACCTATAAATATTGATGCTAAATAACCTTCCATAAAATTGACAGTTGACAGTTGACAGTTGACAATGGACAACGAGACATTAGTGCTCATTGAGCAATGCAAAAGTCAGAAGAAAGATTTTCCTGTACAGCTACTTTTGTTACAAAGCAATGGACAATTGATAATTGACAGTTGGCAATGATTTGTCCATTGATAAAGACTGTTTGGTGGATTTTACGATACTGATAAGTAGTCTTAGTAATTCTTTTATTTTTTGAGAGAAATCAAAATGTTCTATTGCTGATTTGTAGAAACTGTCTTTGAGTAAATCAATCCAATATTCAGTTTCGTTAGCTTCTTTCAAGGCTATGTTTATTTTATGGAGAAAAACTTTTTTGCTTTGGGCGTGTTCTGCCTCACGAATCAAAGCCCTGATAGCAGTTCCGTTTCTAAGCAACTGTTTTGACAGAACAAACTCTTTTTTCTCTGTGGATAAAAACTTATAAAGGTTAATAACAGCAAAAGCAAATTCATAAGATTTTTCTGCAACAATATGCTTTTTCATAAACTTTTTTTCATTGTCCATTGTCACCTATCAACTGTCAATTGATTGTAGTTTTATTTCTACCGAGCTTAACAACTCCGATTTCTTCTAATTGTTTTAACAATCGGGAAACTACAACACGGGCAGTTCCTAACTCGTTGGCTAATTGTTCGTGGGTTATGTTCAAAGTTTAGTTTCGCGTGAGTTCCTTCTTTTTGATAAGCAAAGCGAACATTCTTTCATCAACTTTTTTGAAAGCAATAGCATTTACAATTTCTAATAAATCTTCAAAACGCTGGTGATACAAACGAAAAATGTAATCCAACCATTTCGGATATTCTTTGATGAACAACGAAAACTTATCAACAGGCAGAAACAAAATTTCGGCATCGTCCTCAACTCCTGCTTTTACTTAACTTGTTTCGTTGTGTAAACCGCCAAGAAATGACATTATGCAACTTTCGCCCGCTTTTAAGTAATACAATAAAATTTCTCTGCCGTCTTCTTCTTTTCGGATTCTAATCTTCCCTAAAACAGCTACGATTTTAAATGTAGTTTAATAATTTAGGGACAATGAAAAAAAGTAAGTTTAGCGAAACAAAAATCATTAAGGTTTTGAAGCAGCAGGAATTGGGAACATCTGTTACGGATATCTGCCGCGAACATGGCATTATCCAGGGTACATTTTATGGATGAAAGAGT harbors:
- a CDS encoding DUF6132 family protein; translated protein: MKKFAKKHLLTIIGVFVGAVAGYFYWQQVGCSSGSCAITSNPTNSTIYGAVMGGLLLSIFQKNNKTTI
- a CDS encoding rhodanese-like domain-containing protein, translating into MFGIFKNLFVKTDNNQLTEAIKDGAFLVDVRTPAEFSAGSVKGAINIPLDKVPSQLSKFKNKKSIVVFCRSGNRSGQAKSILENNGFQNVINGGTWQNVKQWTAEN
- a CDS encoding MBL fold metallo-hydrolase codes for the protein MKVEQIYTGCLAQGAYYITSNGEAAIIDPLRETLPYLDRLEKDGVKLKYIFETHFHADFVSGHIDLSKKTNAPIVYGATAKPEFEAIVAEDNQVFELGNVKIKVLHTPGHTMESSCFLLIDENGKETALFSGDTLFLGDVGRPDLAQKAANLTQEELAGLLYESLYNKILPLPDDVTVYPAHGAGSACGKNMMKETVDTLGNQKKINYALNQPNKEAFIKAVTDGLLPPPAYFGMNVAMNKKGYDSFDEVLTQGMKALSAEEFETIAESTGALILDTRSDKEFAKGFIPQSVNIGLNGDFAPWVGAMIVNVKQPILLVTDNGKEEEAVTRLSRVGFDNVLGHLAGGFETWEKAEKETDTVNRNTPEQFASEVKIGESKIIDVRKESEYAAEHIEEAYSKPLAYINDWVKDINPQEHFYLHCAGGYRSMIAASILQARGYRNFTEVEGGFNAIAQTNVPKTDFVCQSKLINS
- a CDS encoding sulfite exporter TauE/SafE family protein, with amino-acid sequence MEGYLASIFIGISLGLIGGGGSILTVPVLVYLFSVDAVLATAYSLFIVGTTSVVGSFSYFQKGLVNIKTAVVFGIPSIASVFLTRAFIVPAIPNEIFSVGNFTVTKSILLMLLFALLMIFASYSMIKKDKKTCDEEPQKQQFNYPLILIEGTVVGVLTGLVGAGGGFLIIPALVILSKLPMKEAVGTSLVIIAAKSLIGFFGESGETVIDWLFLSKVIAFAIVGIFIGMALSKKIDGSKLKPAFGWFVLVIGIYIIIKETLL
- a CDS encoding four helix bundle protein, yielding MKKHIVAEKSYEFAFAVINLYKFLSTEKKEFVLSKQLLRNGTAIRALIREAEHAQSKKVFLHKINIALKEANETEYWIDLLKDSFYKSAIEHFDFSQKIKELLRLLISIVKSTKQSLSMDKSLPTVNYQLSIAL
- a CDS encoding helix-turn-helix domain-containing protein, whose translation is MNITHEQLANELGTARVVVSRLLKQLEEIGVVKLGRNKTTIN
- a CDS encoding transposase, with product MKKSKFSETKIIKVLKQQELGTSVTDICREHGIIQGTFYG